A single window of Desulfobotulus pelophilus DNA harbors:
- the fmt gene encoding methionyl-tRNA formyltransferase has product MPLNLVFMGTPEFALPPLHALVDAGHKILAVYTQPDKPKGRGKTIQAPPVKEAALRLGLPVHQPLSMKQDGVYQELSALRPDAFVVVAYGHILPPRILAIPRLGPVNIHASLLPRYRGAAPIQWAVAQGESHTGITTMLMDAGMDTGAILLQRSLPIGKRDTAADMHDRLSLLGAAMITETLSGLDNGHITPVPQKEEEASYAPLLKKSHGHINWSLSAEAICSHVRGMTPWPGAYTLYDNSHLKIFETQPLALHHTQVPGTVLPSPKESLIVAAGENAIAITVLQGSSGKRMATSDYLRGKPITAGTLFS; this is encoded by the coding sequence ATGCCGTTGAATCTGGTTTTCATGGGAACGCCTGAATTTGCTCTGCCCCCCCTCCATGCCCTTGTGGATGCCGGGCACAAAATACTGGCCGTGTATACCCAGCCGGACAAACCCAAAGGCCGGGGGAAAACAATTCAGGCCCCGCCCGTCAAGGAAGCTGCCCTTCGCCTGGGTCTGCCTGTCCATCAACCCTTATCCATGAAGCAGGATGGAGTATATCAGGAGCTGTCCGCTCTCAGGCCCGATGCTTTTGTGGTTGTGGCCTATGGACATATTCTCCCTCCACGGATTCTGGCCATCCCCCGTCTCGGACCAGTGAACATCCATGCCTCCCTTCTGCCCCGCTATCGGGGTGCGGCTCCCATTCAATGGGCTGTTGCGCAGGGGGAAAGTCATACCGGCATCACCACCATGCTCATGGATGCCGGGATGGATACAGGTGCCATTCTGCTTCAGCGAAGCCTTCCCATCGGGAAAAGAGATACGGCCGCCGATATGCATGACAGACTTTCCCTTCTCGGAGCAGCTATGATCACAGAAACGCTCTCCGGACTTGATAACGGCCATATCACTCCCGTACCTCAGAAGGAGGAAGAAGCCTCCTACGCCCCTCTTCTGAAAAAATCACATGGACATATCAACTGGTCGCTTTCTGCGGAAGCCATCTGTTCCCATGTAAGGGGCATGACACCATGGCCGGGTGCCTATACCCTGTACGACAACAGCCACCTGAAAATTTTTGAAACACAACCTCTGGCGCTGCACCATACACAGGTACCGGGAACCGTCCTGCCATCTCCCAAGGAAAGCCTGATCGTGGCCGCGGGAGAGAATGCCATTGCCATCACCGTTCTGCAGGGATCATCAGGCAAACGGATGGCAACCAGCGACTATCTCCGGGGAAAACCCATTACCGCAGGCACTCTTTTTTCATAA
- the rsmB gene encoding 16S rRNA (cytosine(967)-C(5))-methyltransferase RsmB, whose amino-acid sequence MQSDARKTALQVLIKIQAKHLPLDLVIEDFQSTINAMDPKDRRLMNAIVYGVLRWRSRLDRVIGASSRTPIQKIEPKIRDILRIAIFQLIYLDRVPESAAIHTAVELTKHISTTRGAPGFVNGVLRNAQKSWKEVYDPPENEPFTARMAWKHAIPEWMLLRWTARFGETKTALLSQYVNRIPAMTLRVNRLRTDTESLKALLDDKVKEITPNPWVPDALDFSHPEGSIDRLPGFKDGFFQIQDAAAQLATFMLAPRPGERILDACAGYGGKTGHMALLMQNKGDITAADINGSKLMRLSHEMERLGVHIVKTRTLDLTRGDAAMNLGRFDRILLDAPCSGMGVIRRNPDIKWNRDEKSLEHFSRRQAELLDTLAGLLKPGGLMVYAVCSTEPEETTEVVNAFLERHPEMKKEAPGTKFPQEARALITEQNDFMPWQETFELDGFFATAFRKSGRRKVVTS is encoded by the coding sequence ATGCAAAGCGACGCCAGAAAAACTGCCCTGCAGGTTCTGATTAAAATCCAGGCCAAACACCTGCCGCTGGATCTTGTAATCGAAGATTTTCAGTCTACCATCAACGCGATGGACCCCAAAGACAGGCGTCTCATGAACGCCATTGTCTATGGCGTGCTTCGATGGCGCAGCCGCCTGGACCGGGTCATAGGAGCAAGCTCACGCACTCCCATCCAAAAAATTGAGCCCAAAATACGAGATATCCTGCGTATTGCCATATTTCAGCTGATCTATCTTGACAGAGTCCCCGAATCGGCTGCTATTCATACTGCGGTTGAACTCACAAAACATATCAGCACAACCAGGGGGGCACCGGGTTTTGTAAACGGAGTTCTGCGCAACGCGCAGAAAAGCTGGAAAGAAGTTTACGATCCACCAGAAAACGAGCCATTTACTGCGCGCATGGCCTGGAAACATGCCATTCCGGAATGGATGCTGCTACGTTGGACCGCACGCTTTGGCGAAACAAAAACAGCCCTCCTTTCCCAGTACGTCAACCGCATTCCTGCCATGACGCTCCGGGTGAACCGTCTGCGTACGGATACGGAAAGTCTCAAGGCTCTGCTTGATGACAAGGTTAAGGAAATCACACCGAACCCCTGGGTTCCCGATGCCCTTGATTTTTCCCATCCTGAAGGTTCCATTGACCGGCTTCCCGGATTCAAGGACGGCTTTTTTCAGATTCAGGATGCGGCAGCTCAGCTTGCCACCTTCATGCTTGCCCCAAGGCCGGGAGAGCGCATTCTTGATGCCTGTGCCGGATATGGCGGGAAAACTGGTCATATGGCTCTGCTCATGCAAAATAAAGGTGACATTACCGCTGCAGACATCAACGGCTCCAAGCTCATGCGTCTTTCCCATGAAATGGAACGGCTGGGAGTTCATATTGTCAAAACCCGGACCCTTGACCTCACCCGCGGCGATGCCGCCATGAATCTTGGCCGTTTCGACCGTATCCTTCTGGATGCACCATGTTCCGGTATGGGCGTCATCCGTAGAAATCCGGATATCAAATGGAACCGGGATGAAAAAAGCCTTGAACATTTTTCCCGCCGCCAGGCCGAATTGCTGGATACCCTAGCAGGTCTTCTCAAACCGGGGGGGCTTATGGTGTATGCCGTATGTTCCACGGAACCGGAAGAAACCACAGAGGTGGTGAATGCCTTTCTTGAGCGCCACCCTGAGATGAAAAAAGAGGCTCCCGGAACTAAATTTCCCCAGGAAGCACGAGCTCTCATTACGGAGCAGAATGATTTTATGCCATGGCAGGAAACCTTTGAGCTGGATGGTTTTTTTGCCACAGCGTTCCGTAAATCCGGACGCCGCAAGGTTGTCACATCCTGA
- a CDS encoding PASTA domain-containing protein encodes MMKKSATVIKIAKGLTGLMLFCGLAALGAYFSLSFLLRSTSEIVVPDLREKDIVEVLERMEAARIGVRVAGFEFSGALPQNYVLRQDPLPGHVLKEGREVRVFLSRGVQKFAIPDTRGLRKEEALSRFRNMHFQPGHITTVFHEALPQGHVVASDPPSGSLAANGTSIHLLVSSGKRPVMIRMPDLGGMHADEMLAIVEKSLLRITDIQSTWVPDMPLNRVMDQHPTPGTQVTARSGITVYINRDPDHKRDSLDILSGMRLIRYRLPHTLIRSHIRGTISAWGTEFDFVNDVFDGNREISLLIPGTTEAHIRIEENGFPVYEARLDPFSTRSQILYDAGQYGMSLIPPSFLYKDRKPVTENSDESVTP; translated from the coding sequence ATGATGAAAAAATCTGCCACTGTAATAAAAATTGCAAAAGGGCTGACAGGACTGATGCTGTTCTGCGGCCTTGCAGCTTTGGGTGCCTATTTCAGCCTTTCGTTTCTGCTTCGCAGCACTTCAGAAATAGTGGTGCCGGACCTTAGGGAAAAAGACATCGTAGAGGTTCTGGAACGCATGGAAGCAGCCCGTATCGGCGTGCGGGTTGCAGGTTTTGAATTTTCTGGTGCTCTTCCCCAGAACTATGTACTCCGCCAGGATCCTCTTCCCGGCCATGTTCTCAAGGAAGGCAGAGAAGTACGGGTATTTCTTTCAAGGGGGGTACAGAAATTTGCCATACCGGATACCCGTGGACTCCGGAAGGAAGAAGCTCTGAGTCGTTTCAGAAACATGCATTTTCAACCCGGACATATCACAACAGTCTTTCATGAGGCCCTGCCTCAGGGTCATGTGGTTGCAAGCGACCCTCCGTCGGGAAGCCTTGCTGCAAACGGAACATCCATCCATCTTCTTGTGAGTTCCGGTAAACGGCCCGTAATGATCCGCATGCCGGATCTCGGCGGTATGCATGCCGACGAAATGCTGGCCATCGTGGAAAAAAGTCTCCTCCGGATTACGGACATCCAGAGTACCTGGGTGCCGGATATGCCGCTGAACCGGGTAATGGATCAGCACCCGACTCCCGGGACACAGGTCACCGCCAGATCCGGTATCACCGTATACATTAACCGTGACCCGGACCATAAGCGCGACAGTCTTGATATCCTGTCAGGAATGAGACTCATCCGTTATCGTCTTCCCCACACCCTTATTCGCTCCCATATCCGTGGAACGATCTCTGCTTGGGGTACCGAATTTGATTTTGTAAATGATGTCTTTGATGGAAACAGGGAAATCTCCTTACTCATACCCGGTACAACGGAGGCCCATATCCGGATTGAAGAAAATGGTTTTCCGGTTTATGAAGCCAGACTGGATCCCTTTAGCACCCGATCACAGATTCTTTACGATGCAGGACAGTATGGGATGTCCCTGATCCCTCCCTCTTTTCTTTACAAAGACAGAAAGCCAGTAACCGAAAATTCCGATGAAAGCGTAACGCCATGA
- the rpe gene encoding ribulose-phosphate 3-epimerase: MKTLIAPSILSADFTRLGDEIRAVETAGADWIHVDVMDGRFVPNISYGPIIVEAARKCTTLPLDVHLMIVEPDSMIPAFVKAGASWISVHAEACPHLHRSLQLIRSLGAKAGVALNPGTPPDVLDYVIDDVDFILVMTVNPGFGGQQFIPQCLDKIARIRERIVRSGRTIHLQVDGGINQKTIRQVTMAGADILVAGSAVFGTGDYGRTIQQLRNVAQQGPERIEE, translated from the coding sequence ATGAAAACCCTTATTGCTCCTTCCATTCTCTCCGCTGATTTCACACGCCTTGGAGATGAAATACGGGCTGTGGAAACTGCCGGAGCAGACTGGATTCATGTTGATGTCATGGATGGCCGTTTTGTACCGAACATCAGCTATGGTCCCATCATCGTTGAAGCTGCCAGAAAATGCACAACTCTTCCCCTTGACGTGCATCTGATGATTGTGGAACCCGATTCCATGATTCCGGCCTTTGTCAAGGCTGGTGCCTCATGGATTTCCGTACATGCGGAAGCCTGCCCCCATCTGCATCGCAGCCTGCAGCTGATCCGCAGCCTGGGTGCAAAGGCCGGTGTTGCGCTCAACCCGGGTACCCCACCGGATGTACTGGATTATGTGATAGATGATGTTGACTTCATCCTTGTGATGACCGTCAATCCGGGTTTCGGGGGTCAGCAGTTTATTCCCCAGTGTCTGGACAAAATTGCCCGTATCCGTGAAAGGATAGTCCGAAGCGGGCGGACCATTCATCTGCAGGTAGACGGAGGCATCAATCAGAAAACCATCCGCCAGGTTACCATGGCCGGAGCGGATATTCTCGTTGCGGGTTCCGCTGTTTTCGGGACCGGAGATTATGGCCGAACCATCCAGCAGCTTCGCAATGTTGCCCAGCAAGGCCCCGAAAGGATCGAAGAATGA
- the aroQ gene encoding type II 3-dehydroquinate dehydratase produces MMGSILVIHGPNLNMLGKREPHIYGSLSLDDINAALMEKANQEGFLLESFQSNHEGELVDRIQKAFGHTDGLIINPGAFTHTSVAIRDALLILNLPIIEVHISNIHKREEFRRHSFVSDIATGQIVGLGARGYILALSAIMSILSKEDSLK; encoded by the coding sequence ATGATGGGAAGCATTCTTGTCATCCATGGTCCGAATCTGAACATGCTTGGTAAGAGGGAACCGCATATTTACGGAAGTCTCTCCCTTGATGATATTAACGCAGCTCTCATGGAAAAGGCGAATCAGGAGGGCTTCCTCCTTGAATCCTTTCAATCCAACCATGAAGGAGAGCTGGTGGACCGCATCCAGAAAGCCTTTGGTCATACAGACGGTCTGATCATCAATCCCGGCGCCTTTACCCACACCAGTGTCGCCATACGGGATGCACTTCTTATTCTGAATCTGCCTATCATTGAAGTTCACATCTCCAATATTCATAAACGCGAAGAATTCCGAAGGCACTCCTTTGTTTCGGATATTGCCACAGGTCAGATTGTGGGCCTGGGCGCAAGGGGATATATCCTTGCCCTCTCCGCCATAATGTCCATACTTTCCAAGGAGGATTCTCTGAAGTGA
- a CDS encoding TetR/AcrR family transcriptional regulator, whose amino-acid sequence MSPRKTFERLPLAKKERVLEAALHEFAQHGYGGASINRMVERAGIAKGSVFQYFGDKEGIFAAVFSHSLHQVKNALRRIRDDADDTDIFNRIERVFHTGLAFTQNHPLVYRLYTHLITASDIPQRDLLLSSLRSEGKFFLGEILQAAMERGEIRSDLPMDEALFLLEAVMDRFLMATVMPCLESDFLHESSPKDRVRGFIRILRHGMAPEKP is encoded by the coding sequence GTGAGCCCCAGAAAGACCTTTGAGCGGCTGCCGCTGGCAAAAAAGGAACGCGTTCTGGAGGCAGCTCTGCATGAATTTGCCCAGCATGGCTATGGTGGAGCCAGCATCAATCGTATGGTGGAAAGGGCTGGTATAGCCAAAGGATCTGTATTCCAGTATTTCGGAGACAAAGAAGGCATATTCGCAGCGGTTTTCAGCCACAGTCTCCATCAAGTAAAAAACGCGCTGAGAAGAATTCGGGATGATGCGGATGATACGGATATTTTTAACCGGATCGAACGAGTTTTTCACACAGGCCTAGCTTTTACTCAAAATCACCCCCTTGTGTACAGGCTGTACACCCATCTGATCACGGCTTCGGATATCCCCCAGAGGGACCTACTTTTATCGAGCCTCCGCAGTGAAGGCAAATTTTTTCTAGGAGAAATCCTTCAGGCCGCCATGGAGAGAGGAGAAATCCGATCCGATCTCCCCATGGATGAAGCACTCTTTCTGCTGGAGGCCGTGATGGACCGTTTTCTGATGGCAACGGTGATGCCCTGTCTGGAGTCAGACTTCCTTCACGAAAGTTCGCCAAAAGACCGGGTTCGGGGCTTCATCCGCATCCTCCGGCATGGAATGGCCCCGGAAAAACCATGA
- the mqnB gene encoding futalosine hydrolase, which yields MKPILILTAVDGEARPIQSLLYGTKSMQVAGLPVIRGYCAGQRVYLFTSGPGTFNTAARLSVLLSRIHPKLILQAGCGGMYPGSGLVMGGLAVATMELDLHTGLESPSVLPSPLPFSLLDNGPHRPGLYPAHESLVRSAMAILRNENLNPVSGPFVTLSCVSTSGERATAIREETGAIIENMEGAAAFHTAALYHIPILELRSVSNPAGTRRKEDWDLKTAFLRAAEGVGSLLKAAIQP from the coding sequence ATGAAACCCATTCTCATACTCACAGCTGTTGATGGCGAAGCCCGCCCCATACAGAGCCTGCTGTATGGTACGAAGAGCATGCAAGTGGCCGGCCTTCCCGTAATCCGGGGTTACTGCGCGGGCCAAAGGGTCTACCTCTTCACTTCCGGTCCTGGCACCTTCAATACAGCCGCCAGACTTTCTGTACTCCTTTCCCGCATACACCCGAAACTGATACTCCAGGCTGGTTGCGGAGGCATGTACCCCGGCAGCGGTCTTGTCATGGGTGGCCTGGCAGTGGCAACCATGGAGCTTGATCTTCATACAGGACTGGAAAGCCCATCCGTACTCCCCTCTCCCCTGCCCTTTTCTCTTCTGGATAACGGCCCTCACCGCCCCGGGCTCTATCCTGCGCACGAAAGCCTTGTGCGATCTGCCATGGCTATTCTCCGTAACGAGAACCTGAACCCGGTCTCCGGACCTTTTGTCACACTGAGCTGTGTCAGTACATCGGGAGAAAGGGCCACTGCCATAAGGGAAGAAACGGGTGCCATCATCGAAAACATGGAGGGAGCGGCTGCATTTCATACAGCCGCCCTGTATCATATTCCCATTCTGGAGCTCCGCAGTGTCAGCAATCCCGCTGGGACACGCAGAAAAGAAGACTGGGATCTGAAAACGGCCTTTCTCAGGGCAGCAGAAGGAGTTGGCTCTCTCCTTAAAGCGGCTATCCAGCCCTGA
- the htpX gene encoding zinc metalloprotease HtpX yields MNSLKTGFLLTLLTLLMVGMGSAIGGSSGAMIAFAIAAGMNFFTYWNSDKIVLRMYKAEEAEPGTALYEIVEKLARRGGLPMPKVYVIPSDSPNAFATGRNPENAAVAATRGILNLLSREELEGVMAHELAHVANRDTLVGTVAATFAGAISMIASMMQWAAIFGGRGGDGQRGNVVGGLLIAFLAPVAASLIQMAVSRSREFMADAKGAELCGNPLSLAGALNKLQQGVARRPMDDARPATAHMFIVNPLSGGSSMAKLFSTHPPMEERIARLRNMAGRQRG; encoded by the coding sequence ATGAACAGTCTGAAAACCGGGTTTTTGCTCACTTTGTTAACCCTCCTGATGGTGGGTATGGGCAGTGCCATAGGAGGCAGTTCCGGTGCAATGATTGCTTTTGCCATAGCAGCGGGGATGAATTTTTTCACCTACTGGAACTCCGATAAAATTGTGCTTCGTATGTACAAGGCGGAAGAGGCAGAGCCTGGAACGGCACTCTATGAAATTGTGGAAAAACTCGCCCGGAGGGGAGGCCTGCCCATGCCGAAGGTGTATGTGATCCCATCGGACAGCCCCAATGCCTTTGCCACAGGCAGAAATCCGGAGAATGCAGCTGTGGCCGCCACAAGGGGTATCCTCAACCTGCTTTCCCGGGAAGAACTGGAAGGGGTGATGGCCCATGAACTTGCCCATGTTGCCAATCGGGATACTCTGGTGGGTACCGTGGCCGCAACCTTTGCAGGAGCTATTTCAATGATAGCCAGCATGATGCAGTGGGCGGCCATTTTCGGTGGACGGGGTGGCGATGGTCAAAGGGGTAATGTGGTTGGAGGTTTGCTGATAGCTTTTCTTGCGCCTGTGGCCGCAAGTCTGATACAGATGGCAGTCTCAAGGTCCCGTGAGTTCATGGCGGATGCAAAGGGGGCTGAGCTCTGTGGCAATCCCCTGTCTCTTGCCGGTGCGCTGAATAAGCTGCAGCAGGGCGTTGCAAGAAGACCCATGGATGATGCAAGGCCAGCTACGGCTCATATGTTTATTGTCAATCCGCTTTCCGGAGGCTCTTCCATGGCAAAGCTTTTCTCCACCCATCCTCCCATGGAAGAGCGTATTGCCAGACTGAGGAATATGGCAGGCAGGCAAAGGGGTTGA
- a CDS encoding CvfB family protein has protein sequence MLKIGEMNELVAERRLEFGFYLTCGEEEVLLPNKYVPGDLSIGDSIRVFVYTDSEDRLLATTLTPKAMVGDYALLKVKDVTDFGTFFDWGLEKDLLVPLNQQRHNMAIGQRHVVRLCLDETTRRVYGTTRISRSCKQHTNELLPGQEVHLLIYNITRLGYQAVINQCYDGMVHKNEIFTEITIGDQITGYISKIREDGKIDLVLKKPGYTSISVSAEKIITALENAGGFMPCTDKTVPEEIYNFFSMSKKEFKRAAGNLLKTGKILMTDKGISLKTPPS, from the coding sequence ATGCTGAAAATCGGAGAAATGAACGAACTGGTAGCCGAACGGCGTCTTGAATTCGGATTTTACCTCACCTGCGGTGAAGAAGAAGTTCTCCTTCCCAATAAATATGTACCGGGAGATCTTAGTATCGGAGATTCCATCCGGGTTTTTGTGTACACGGATTCTGAAGACCGGCTCCTTGCCACAACCCTTACGCCAAAGGCCATGGTGGGAGACTATGCCTTGCTGAAGGTAAAAGATGTCACGGATTTTGGTACATTTTTTGACTGGGGGCTGGAAAAGGATCTGCTGGTTCCCCTGAATCAGCAGCGCCACAACATGGCCATCGGACAGAGGCATGTGGTCCGGCTCTGTCTGGATGAAACAACACGGCGGGTTTACGGCACCACCCGTATCAGCCGTTCTTGTAAACAACACACCAACGAACTCCTTCCCGGTCAGGAAGTGCATCTGCTGATTTATAATATTACCAGGCTGGGCTATCAGGCGGTAATCAACCAGTGCTACGACGGGATGGTGCATAAAAACGAAATCTTCACGGAGATTACCATTGGTGATCAAATTACCGGTTACATTTCTAAAATACGTGAGGACGGTAAAATTGACCTTGTCCTGAAAAAACCAGGATACACGTCCATTTCCGTGTCAGCGGAAAAAATTATCACAGCTCTCGAAAACGCAGGTGGATTCATGCCCTGCACGGACAAAACGGTGCCAGAAGAAATATATAATTTTTTCTCCATGAGTAAAAAAGAATTCAAACGTGCGGCTGGCAATCTTCTTAAAACCGGAAAAATCCTTATGACGGATAAAGGTATCTCACTGAAAACACCTCCATCTTAA
- a CDS encoding gamma-glutamyl-gamma-aminobutyrate hydrolase family protein, producing MARPLIGITTSDDKSQLSWFFDWFAVWRQGGQPLRLSPSRSFPVRLDGLIIGGGDDIHASLYGGDVVPDVRLDPARDRLELALLQQFIPRNCPVLGICRGAQMINVFFGGTLYGDIYISHEGLIPRRTVLPRKYVGICSGSRLRRILGVTWCRVNSLHHQAVQETGRGIAVVARDRHGLVQAIESLDHQFILGVQWHPEWLVWNRPQQRLIRALIRASSS from the coding sequence ATGGCACGTCCTCTGATTGGTATCACGACATCGGACGATAAGAGTCAGCTTTCCTGGTTTTTTGACTGGTTTGCTGTATGGAGACAGGGGGGCCAGCCCCTACGTCTTTCTCCGTCCCGGTCTTTTCCGGTGCGGCTGGATGGCCTGATCATCGGGGGGGGCGATGATATCCATGCCTCCCTTTACGGCGGTGATGTTGTCCCTGATGTCCGGCTGGACCCGGCAAGGGACAGGCTTGAGCTGGCTCTCCTCCAGCAGTTCATACCCCGAAATTGTCCTGTGCTTGGAATCTGCCGGGGAGCTCAGATGATCAATGTCTTTTTCGGGGGAACGCTGTATGGAGATATCTATATCAGCCATGAAGGATTGATACCGAGACGGACCGTGCTGCCCCGTAAGTATGTGGGCATTTGTTCGGGCAGCAGACTGCGCAGGATTCTGGGTGTTACCTGGTGCCGGGTGAACAGTCTGCATCATCAGGCGGTTCAGGAAACAGGGCGGGGCATTGCTGTTGTCGCCCGTGATCGGCACGGGCTGGTGCAGGCCATTGAGTCACTGGATCACCAGTTTATCCTGGGAGTACAGTGGCATCCGGAATGGCTGGTTTGGAACCGGCCCCAGCAACGCCTGATCCGTGCCCTCATCCGCGCTTCATCCTCTTAA
- a CDS encoding amidoligase family protein codes for MKTLTPPISRTAKGHLRKVGVEIELAGMASLDAARIVAQVFDGIPARVSAHRAEVTRTKWGTFRVELDTQYAHPEKKGGAGPEGEPGSVSISLETKAREWIGDVAMAVVPTEITCPPVPWDELHQLDRLVKALRDAGAKGTGDSVFYGFGLHLNPEVPDFSLRSICNHMKAYLLLSDWLREKSMRDSTREILPHANPFPESYRKKVLHPGYYPELNRMIADYILDNPSRNRELDCYPLFAHLCPDYPHEIFRSRLIRPRPAFHYRLPDANLSDPEWRIVREWQRWLLVEHLAADEKKLARISSEYLQRASSGRMDRWMEHFRTWMRDL; via the coding sequence ATGAAAACCCTGACACCTCCCATTTCCCGTACCGCAAAGGGGCATTTGAGAAAGGTGGGAGTAGAAATTGAGTTGGCAGGTATGGCAAGTTTGGATGCCGCTCGCATTGTGGCACAGGTTTTTGATGGCATACCGGCACGTGTCAGTGCACACAGAGCAGAGGTGACCCGCACAAAGTGGGGAACTTTCCGCGTGGAGCTGGATACCCAGTATGCCCATCCGGAAAAAAAGGGTGGGGCTGGACCGGAAGGGGAGCCGGGCAGTGTTAGTATCAGCCTGGAAACCAAGGCCAGAGAATGGATCGGGGATGTTGCCATGGCTGTGGTTCCAACGGAAATTACCTGTCCTCCTGTCCCATGGGATGAACTGCACCAGCTGGATCGGCTTGTGAAGGCTTTGCGGGATGCCGGTGCTAAAGGTACCGGAGACAGTGTTTTTTACGGGTTTGGTCTCCATCTCAACCCTGAGGTGCCGGATTTTAGCCTGAGGAGCATATGTAATCATATGAAGGCCTATCTGCTTCTGTCGGACTGGCTTCGCGAAAAGTCCATGCGGGATAGTACAAGAGAGATTCTGCCCCATGCCAATCCATTCCCTGAATCTTACCGGAAGAAGGTCTTACATCCTGGCTATTATCCAGAACTGAACCGGATGATTGCTGATTATATTCTGGACAATCCATCCCGCAACAGGGAGTTGGATTGTTATCCTCTCTTTGCCCATCTTTGTCCCGACTATCCCCATGAAATTTTTCGAAGCCGTCTGATCCGGCCCCGGCCTGCGTTCCATTACCGTTTGCCGGACGCGAACCTGTCTGATCCGGAATGGCGTATTGTGAGGGAATGGCAGCGCTGGCTGCTTGTGGAGCACCTTGCTGCTGATGAAAAAAAACTTGCCCGTATATCTTCCGAATATCTGCAGAGGGCATCCTCTGGAAGGATGGACCGATGGATGGAGCACTTCCGTACCTGGATGCGTGACCTGTAA
- a CDS encoding PaaI family thioesterase, which produces MIRETLTILPRFCGPSNSGNGGYVCGCIARHIPGVTSVRLRMPPPLNVPLQLESHDTGARLFFGDKLVGEGRPALLEMEKPEFISFDRAMDAARSYAGFRYHSFPRCFVCGPLREKGDGLQIFAGPVCQESVVASPWVVDASLARDGVVPDAFLWAALDCPGAFAVAPSVGKGMTVVLGELTASINGKVKPGDRCVAMGWPLETDGRRHAAGTAVFSESGKLIGLARATWVEISENLFPPENPKQNSHTSTV; this is translated from the coding sequence ATGATAAGGGAAACCCTCACCATTCTGCCACGCTTCTGTGGTCCGTCAAATTCAGGTAACGGAGGATATGTATGCGGCTGCATTGCCCGGCATATTCCGGGAGTCACGTCCGTCCGTTTACGCATGCCTCCCCCTTTGAATGTTCCCCTGCAACTGGAATCCCATGACACGGGGGCCAGATTATTTTTCGGAGATAAGCTTGTGGGAGAAGGCAGGCCAGCATTATTGGAAATGGAGAAGCCGGAATTTATTTCTTTCGACAGAGCCATGGACGCTGCCAGGTCTTATGCGGGTTTTCGTTATCACAGTTTTCCAAGGTGTTTTGTTTGCGGCCCTTTACGTGAAAAAGGGGATGGACTTCAAATCTTTGCAGGCCCTGTTTGTCAGGAAAGTGTGGTTGCCTCTCCATGGGTTGTGGATGCCTCCCTTGCCCGTGATGGTGTTGTGCCGGACGCTTTTTTATGGGCAGCTCTCGACTGCCCGGGAGCTTTTGCTGTGGCTCCCTCTGTCGGAAAGGGCATGACCGTGGTACTGGGAGAGCTTACCGCCAGCATAAATGGAAAAGTCAAGCCCGGCGACCGCTGTGTTGCCATGGGCTGGCCCCTTGAAACAGATGGCAGAAGGCATGCAGCTGGAACGGCGGTTTTTTCTGAATCCGGGAAGCTTATCGGACTCGCTCGGGCCACATGGGTTGAAATATCTGAGAACCTGTTTCCTCCTGAAAATCCTAAACAGAATTCCCATACATCCACTGTTTGA
- a CDS encoding YHS domain-containing protein → MPGIIVTLILIYILWRLIVGPSRKAGNEIHEELVQDPVCGLYIPKSEALKGLREGQELYFCSEKCKDTYFLEDKSV, encoded by the coding sequence ATGCCCGGCATCATTGTTACCCTGATTCTGATTTATATTTTATGGCGGCTTATTGTTGGGCCATCCCGAAAAGCCGGAAATGAAATTCATGAAGAGCTTGTTCAGGATCCTGTATGCGGCCTGTATATTCCCAAAAGTGAAGCTCTGAAAGGCTTGAGAGAAGGCCAGGAATTGTATTTTTGTAGTGAAAAGTGTAAAGATACATATTTCTTGGAAGATAAAAGCGTGTAA